In Chryseobacterium turcicum, a single window of DNA contains:
- a CDS encoding lipocalin family protein, translated as MKKLLLAGIVGTSLFAVSCSTVNKAKDAQAVRSEFLKMKGDWQIVSINYDKTYKIKPFDEGADAQCFVGSHWRFIPNNYSGSYTLNGGGSCPNVIQPIKVDIKGNVFTFKKIADGTKAKQNTAGYTLNVINSTTDQFSLEQNVPFEGNSIKVVYNFERTGMDYTK; from the coding sequence ATGAAAAAGCTATTACTTGCAGGTATAGTGGGAACCTCACTTTTTGCAGTGTCTTGTTCCACAGTCAATAAAGCTAAAGATGCACAAGCGGTAAGATCAGAATTTCTAAAAATGAAAGGTGATTGGCAGATTGTAAGCATCAATTACGATAAGACTTACAAAATCAAACCTTTTGACGAAGGTGCAGATGCACAGTGTTTTGTAGGAAGTCACTGGAGGTTTATACCCAATAATTATTCAGGTTCTTATACATTAAACGGTGGTGGTTCTTGCCCTAATGTAATACAGCCCATAAAGGTTGATATTAAAGGTAATGTTTTCACATTCAAAAAAATTGCAGACGGTACAAAGGCTAAGCAAAATACAGCAGGATATACTTTGAATGTAATTAATTCTACAACAGACCAGTTTTCTTTAGAGCAAAATGTTCCATTTGAAGGTAATTCTATAAAAGTGGTTTACAATTTCGAAAGAACAGGAATGGAC